A single genomic interval of Streptomyces sp. 1222.5 harbors:
- a CDS encoding alanine racemase, whose protein sequence is MALTLYVDTARWRAHHKHVQEQFPGLVPVCKGNGYGFGHERLAEEATRLGADLLAVGTTYEAARIKDFFGGDLLVLTPYRRGEEPVPLPDRVVRSVSSIDGVYGLVGARVVIEVMSSMKRHGISEQDLPQLHQAIENVRLEGFAIHLPLDRTDGSDAVEEVIGWMDRLRAARLPLHTMFVSHLKADELARLQQQFPQTRFRARIGTRLWLGDHEATEYHGAVLDVTRVAKGDRFGYRQQKAASDGFLVVVAGGTSHGVGLEAPKALHGVMPRAKGVARAGLATVNRNLSPFVWGGKQRWFAEPPHMQVSILFVPSDAPEPKVGDELVAHLRHTTTQFDRIVDR, encoded by the coding sequence ATGGCGCTCACGCTCTACGTCGACACCGCGCGCTGGCGGGCGCACCACAAGCACGTGCAGGAGCAGTTCCCGGGGCTCGTCCCGGTCTGCAAGGGCAACGGCTACGGCTTCGGACACGAGCGCCTGGCGGAGGAGGCCACGCGACTCGGCGCGGACCTGCTCGCCGTCGGCACGACGTACGAGGCCGCACGCATCAAGGACTTCTTCGGCGGGGACCTGCTGGTGCTGACGCCGTACCGACGCGGCGAGGAGCCCGTACCGCTGCCCGACCGGGTGGTGCGCTCGGTGTCGTCGATCGACGGCGTGTACGGCCTCGTGGGCGCGCGTGTCGTCATCGAGGTGATGTCCTCGATGAAGCGCCACGGCATCAGCGAGCAGGACCTGCCACAGCTGCACCAGGCCATAGAGAACGTCCGGCTGGAGGGCTTCGCCATCCACCTGCCGCTGGACCGCACCGACGGCTCGGACGCCGTCGAGGAGGTCATCGGCTGGATGGACCGGCTGCGCGCGGCCCGGCTGCCGCTGCACACGATGTTCGTCAGCCACCTCAAGGCCGACGAACTCGCCCGGCTCCAGCAGCAGTTCCCGCAGACGCGGTTCCGCGCCCGCATCGGCACCCGCCTGTGGCTGGGGGACCACGAGGCCACCGAGTACCACGGTGCCGTCCTGGACGTCACGCGGGTGGCCAAGGGTGACCGCTTCGGCTACCGGCAGCAGAAGGCGGCCTCGGACGGCTTCCTGGTGGTCGTGGCGGGCGGTACGTCTCACGGGGTGGGCCTGGAGGCCCCGAAGGCTCTGCACGGCGTCATGCCGCGCGCCAAGGGCGTCGCCCGGGCCGGCCTCGCCACGGTCAACCGGAACCTTTCTCCGTTCGTCTGGGGCGGCAAGCAGCGCTGGTTCGCCGAGCCGCCGCACATGCAGGTCTCCATCCTGTTCGTCCCGTCGGACGCCCCGGAGCCGAAGGTCGGCGACGAACTCGTGGCCCATCTGCGGCACACCACCACGCAGTTCGACCGGATCGTGGATCGCTAG
- a CDS encoding MarR family winged helix-turn-helix transcriptional regulator encodes MTATDPALTALAQGWCALSALHGRIEAHIERALQAKHDLSVREYSLLDVLSRQHDGDGGHLQMKQVADAVVLSQSATTRLVTRLEDRGLLERYLCPTDRRGIYTNVTEAGLRLLEEARPTNDAALREALDDASRNPELAPLVRAVESLNVPA; translated from the coding sequence ATGACAGCGACGGACCCCGCGCTCACCGCTCTCGCACAGGGCTGGTGCGCCCTCTCTGCGCTGCACGGGAGGATCGAGGCGCACATCGAGCGGGCCCTGCAGGCGAAGCACGACCTGAGCGTGCGCGAGTACTCCCTGCTCGATGTACTCAGCCGGCAGCACGACGGCGACGGCGGACATCTGCAGATGAAACAGGTCGCCGACGCGGTCGTGCTCAGCCAGAGCGCCACCACGCGCCTGGTGACCCGGCTGGAGGACCGCGGCCTGCTGGAGCGCTACCTGTGCCCCACGGACCGGCGCGGCATCTACACCAACGTCACCGAGGCGGGGCTGCGACTGCTGGAGGAGGCACGGCCGACCAACGACGCCGCCCTGCGCGAGGCTCTGGACGACGCCTCCCGGAACCCCGAACTGGCGCCGCTGGTAAGGGCCGTGGAGTCCCTCAACGTGCCCGCATAG
- a CDS encoding serine hydrolase: MTTPHEALLPATRRALLHRIAVAQTEGRAPSLVAAVVRGGQAVWHGARTSVDGHGPDENVQYRIGSITKTFTAVLVMRLRDEGLLDLGDPLEKHLPGTGAGEATIAQLLAHTAGLAAESPAPWWERTPGSLRPELGDVLGEEPLLHPVGRRHHYSNPGYTVLGALVEELRGAPWEEVLRAEILEPLGLRRTSAQPEPPNAGGWAVHPWADALLPEPLEDLGRMAPAGQLWSTTGDLARFAAFLARGDDRVLCAESVRELRTPAAPAEAADVLEGTSYGLGMQIQRRDGRLLVGHSGSLPGFLANLTIGVEDDVAAVVLANCTSGPLLGAVGADLVRIVAEAEPRIPEPWRPLREIEPTVLELAGQWYWGTHAFGLRVTADGLIALGPLTGGGRRARFRSNGDGTWTGLEGYYAGELLRPVRRPDGSLSHLDLGSFVFTRQPYDTQAPVPGGVDPEGWRGLR, translated from the coding sequence ATGACGACACCTCACGAAGCACTGCTGCCTGCGACCCGGCGTGCCCTGCTGCACCGGATCGCCGTCGCGCAGACCGAAGGGCGGGCGCCGTCCTTGGTGGCCGCCGTCGTACGGGGCGGACAGGCGGTGTGGCACGGGGCGCGGACCTCGGTGGACGGGCACGGGCCCGACGAGAATGTGCAGTACCGGATCGGGTCCATCACGAAGACCTTCACCGCCGTGCTGGTGATGCGGCTGCGGGACGAAGGCCTCCTCGACCTCGGGGATCCGTTGGAGAAGCATCTGCCGGGTACCGGCGCGGGGGAGGCGACGATCGCCCAACTGCTCGCCCACACCGCCGGCCTGGCCGCCGAGTCACCCGCGCCCTGGTGGGAGAGGACCCCCGGCTCACTGCGGCCCGAGCTCGGCGACGTGCTCGGCGAAGAGCCCCTGCTGCATCCCGTCGGCCGGCGGCACCACTACTCCAACCCCGGTTACACGGTGCTGGGTGCACTGGTGGAGGAACTGCGCGGGGCCCCCTGGGAGGAGGTGCTGCGCGCCGAGATCCTGGAGCCGCTCGGTCTGCGGCGGACGAGCGCACAGCCCGAGCCGCCGAACGCGGGAGGATGGGCCGTGCACCCCTGGGCCGACGCCCTGCTGCCCGAGCCGCTGGAGGACCTGGGCCGGATGGCCCCGGCCGGGCAGCTGTGGTCGACCACCGGTGACCTCGCGCGGTTCGCCGCCTTCCTGGCCCGCGGTGACGACCGGGTGCTGTGCGCGGAGTCCGTACGGGAGTTGCGGACCCCGGCGGCGCCCGCCGAGGCCGCCGATGTGCTGGAGGGGACAAGTTACGGACTGGGCATGCAGATCCAGCGCCGCGACGGCAGGCTGCTCGTCGGGCACTCCGGTTCGCTGCCGGGCTTCCTGGCGAACCTCACCATCGGTGTGGAGGACGACGTCGCCGCGGTGGTGCTCGCCAACTGCACCAGTGGGCCGCTGCTGGGTGCGGTGGGCGCCGACCTGGTGCGGATCGTCGCCGAGGCGGAACCCCGGATCCCCGAGCCGTGGCGGCCGCTGCGGGAGATCGAGCCGACGGTCCTGGAGCTGGCGGGGCAGTGGTACTGGGGGACGCACGCGTTCGGTCTGCGGGTGACCGCCGACGGCCTGATCGCCCTGGGGCCGCTGACCGGTGGCGGCCGCCGTGCCCGCTTCCGTTCCAACGGGGACGGCACCTGGACGGGCTTGGAGGGCTATTACGCCGGAGAGCTGCTGCGGCCCGTGCGGAGGCCGGACGGGTCACTGAGTCACCTCGACCTCGGTTCGTTCGTCTTCACCCGGCAGCCCTACGACACCCAGGCGCCGGTACCGGGCGGTGTGGACCCCGAAGGCTGGCGGGGCCTTCGGTAG
- the dnaB gene encoding replicative DNA helicase has protein sequence MSISEPLDDPWADAGPSDRLPASRRRSDGGRGRDEQHDRGRESGGWDGGGSSFERVPPQDLDAEQSVLGGMLLSKDAIADVVEILKGHDFYKPAHETIYQAILDVYAKGEPADPITIAAELTKRGEINKVGGAAYLHTLVQTVPTAANAEYYAEIVHERAVLRRLVEAGTRITQMGYAADGDVDEIVNSAQAEIYAVTEQRTSEDYLPLGDIMEGALDEIEAIGSRSGEMTGVPTGFTDFDSLTNGLHPGQMIVIAARPAMGKSTLALDFARAASIKNNLPSVIFSLEMGRNEIAMRLLSAEARVALHHMRSGTMTDEDWTRLARRMPDVSAAPLYIDDSPNLSMMEIRAKCRRLKQRNDLKLVVIDYLQLMQSGGSKRAESRQQEVSDMSRNLKLLAKELEVPVIALSQLNRGPEQRTDKKPMVSDLRESGSIEQDADMVILLHREDAYEKESPRAGEADLIVAKHRNGPTATITVAFQGHYSRFVDMAQT, from the coding sequence GTGAGCATTTCCGAGCCCTTGGACGATCCGTGGGCCGACGCCGGACCCAGTGATCGTCTGCCCGCCTCCCGCCGGCGGAGCGACGGCGGTCGGGGCCGTGACGAGCAGCACGACCGGGGCAGGGAGAGCGGTGGCTGGGACGGCGGAGGTTCGTCCTTCGAGCGGGTGCCCCCGCAGGATCTGGATGCCGAGCAGTCGGTGCTGGGCGGCATGCTGCTGTCCAAGGACGCCATCGCCGACGTCGTCGAGATCCTCAAGGGCCACGACTTCTACAAGCCCGCGCACGAGACGATCTACCAGGCGATCCTCGACGTCTACGCCAAGGGCGAGCCGGCCGACCCGATCACCATCGCCGCCGAACTCACCAAGCGCGGCGAGATCAACAAGGTCGGCGGCGCCGCGTATCTGCACACCCTCGTCCAGACGGTGCCGACGGCCGCCAACGCCGAGTACTACGCGGAGATCGTCCACGAGCGGGCCGTGCTGCGCCGTCTGGTCGAAGCCGGAACGCGCATCACCCAGATGGGATACGCGGCCGACGGCGACGTGGACGAGATCGTCAACAGCGCCCAGGCGGAGATCTACGCCGTCACCGAGCAGCGCACCAGCGAGGACTACCTGCCGCTGGGCGACATCATGGAGGGCGCCCTCGACGAGATCGAGGCGATCGGCTCGCGCAGCGGTGAGATGACGGGTGTGCCGACCGGCTTCACCGACTTCGACTCGCTGACGAACGGTCTGCACCCCGGTCAGATGATCGTCATCGCCGCTCGTCCCGCCATGGGTAAGTCGACCCTCGCGCTGGACTTCGCGCGGGCCGCCTCGATCAAGAACAATCTGCCGAGTGTGATCTTCTCGCTCGAGATGGGCCGCAACGAGATCGCCATGCGTCTGCTGTCCGCCGAGGCCAGGGTCGCCCTGCACCACATGCGCTCCGGCACGATGACCGACGAGGACTGGACCCGACTCGCCCGCCGCATGCCGGACGTCTCGGCCGCGCCGCTCTACATCGACGACTCGCCGAACCTGTCGATGATGGAGATCCGCGCCAAGTGCCGGCGGCTCAAGCAGCGCAACGACCTGAAACTGGTCGTCATCGACTACCTCCAGCTGATGCAGTCCGGCGGCTCCAAGCGCGCCGAGAGCCGGCAGCAGGAAGTCTCGGACATGTCCCGTAACCTCAAGCTGCTCGCCAAGGAGCTGGAGGTCCCGGTCATCGCGCTCTCCCAGCTCAACCGTGGTCCGGAACAGCGCACCGACAAGAAGCCGATGGTCTCGGACCTGCGTGAGTCCGGCTCCATCGAGCAGGACGCCGACATGGTCATCCTGCTGCACCGTGAGGACGCGTACGAGAAGGAGTCCCCGCGCGCGGGTGAGGCGGACCTGATCGTGGCCAAGCATCGAAACGGCCCGACCGCGACGATCACGGTCGCGTTCCAGGGCCACTACTCCCGCTTCGTGGACATGGCCCAGACCTGA
- a CDS encoding glycosyltransferase family 87 protein, translating to MPSAEMTPASTHEPEPVRRTTAEPVQPTREDEVAAAGSELIGGPLGRRALLGTSWWTPVRVVALVAIGMFALGLVQKAPCYDGAWFFGASSQYTHACYSDIPHLYQGRGFADHLVPYFDRLSGDMDYLEYPVLTGVFMEVASWLTPHSGSIQHQEQWYWFVNAGLLMVCAAVIAVCVARTQRRRPWDGLLVALAPAFALTATINWDLLAVALTAAAMLMWSRSRPAAFGVLLGLATAAKLYPLFLLAPLLVLCWRAGKWREFFQAVGGALVAWLVVNLPVMLFAFDGWSKFYRFSHDRGVDFGSFWLIWAQNSSHPPTTDFVNTVASVLVVLCFLGIGALTFTAPRRPRFAQLAFLMIAAFVLTNKVYSPQYVLWLVPLAVLARPKWRDFLIWQACEVAYFLGIWLYLAYTTSGDAHKGLPTHGYHWTIVLHLLGTLYLCAVVVRDILMPERDVVRRSGDDDPSGGVLDGAEDVFVLGAAAHPPRHAAHSDGPPVDWGRPEHVPHEERSL from the coding sequence ATGCCCAGTGCAGAGATGACGCCCGCGAGCACGCACGAGCCCGAGCCCGTGCGGCGCACCACGGCAGAACCGGTGCAGCCGACCAGGGAGGACGAGGTCGCCGCGGCCGGCAGTGAGCTGATCGGCGGTCCCCTCGGGCGGCGTGCCCTGCTCGGGACCTCTTGGTGGACCCCGGTACGGGTCGTCGCGCTCGTGGCGATCGGCATGTTCGCCCTCGGCCTGGTCCAGAAGGCGCCCTGCTACGACGGGGCCTGGTTCTTCGGCGCGAGCAGCCAGTACACCCATGCCTGTTACTCGGACATCCCGCACCTCTACCAGGGCCGCGGGTTCGCCGACCACCTCGTGCCGTACTTCGACAGGCTCTCGGGGGACATGGACTACCTCGAATACCCGGTACTGACCGGAGTGTTCATGGAGGTGGCCTCCTGGCTGACCCCGCACAGCGGCAGCATCCAGCACCAGGAGCAGTGGTACTGGTTCGTCAACGCCGGCCTGCTCATGGTGTGTGCGGCCGTCATCGCGGTGTGCGTGGCGCGGACCCAGCGTCGCCGCCCCTGGGACGGCCTGCTGGTGGCTCTGGCACCCGCCTTCGCTCTCACCGCGACCATCAACTGGGACCTGCTGGCCGTGGCGCTGACGGCCGCGGCGATGCTCATGTGGTCCCGGAGCCGGCCCGCCGCCTTCGGCGTCCTCCTGGGGCTCGCCACGGCCGCCAAGCTGTACCCCCTGTTCCTGCTCGCCCCGCTGCTGGTGCTGTGCTGGCGGGCGGGCAAGTGGCGGGAGTTCTTCCAGGCCGTGGGCGGCGCGCTGGTCGCCTGGCTCGTGGTGAACCTGCCGGTGATGCTGTTCGCGTTCGACGGCTGGTCGAAGTTCTACCGGTTCAGTCACGACCGAGGCGTCGACTTCGGTTCCTTCTGGCTGATCTGGGCGCAGAACTCCAGCCACCCGCCCACCACCGACTTCGTGAACACCGTGGCCTCGGTGCTGGTGGTGCTCTGTTTCCTCGGGATCGGCGCGTTGACGTTCACCGCCCCGCGGCGGCCGCGCTTCGCCCAACTGGCCTTCCTGATGATCGCGGCCTTCGTGCTCACCAACAAGGTCTACTCACCGCAGTACGTGCTGTGGCTGGTGCCGCTGGCAGTCCTCGCCCGGCCGAAGTGGCGGGACTTCCTGATCTGGCAGGCGTGCGAGGTGGCCTACTTCCTGGGCATCTGGCTCTACCTCGCGTACACGACCAGCGGAGACGCCCACAAGGGCCTGCCGACGCACGGCTACCACTGGACGATCGTGCTGCACCTGCTGGGCACGCTCTACCTGTGCGCCGTCGTCGTACGGGACATCCTCATGCCGGAGCGGGATGTGGTCCGCAGGTCGGGCGACGACGACCCCTCGGGCGGGGTGCTCGACGGCGCGGAGGATGTCTTCGTGCTCGGTGCGGCGGCCCACCCGCCTCGTCACGCGGCGCACTCCGACGGTCCCCCGGTGGACTGGGGGCGGCCCGAGCACGTGCCCCACGAGGAGCGTTCGCTGTGA
- the rpsF gene encoding 30S ribosomal protein S6 yields the protein MRHYEVMVILDPDLEERSVSPLIENFLSVVRDGGGKVEKVDTWGRRRLAYEIKKKPEGIYSVIDLQAEPAVVKELDRQMNLNESVLRTKVLRPETH from the coding sequence ATGCGTCACTACGAGGTGATGGTCATCCTCGACCCCGATCTCGAGGAGCGTTCGGTCTCCCCGCTGATCGAGAACTTCCTGTCTGTCGTCCGTGACGGCGGCGGCAAGGTTGAGAAGGTCGACACCTGGGGCCGTCGTCGTCTCGCCTACGAGATCAAGAAGAAGCCCGAGGGCATCTACTCGGTCATCGACCTGCAGGCCGAGCCTGCGGTCGTCAAGGAGCTCGACCGCCAGATGAACCTGAACGAGTCGGTCCTCCGGACCAAGGTCCTCCGTCCCGAGACCCACTGA
- the rpsR gene encoding 30S ribosomal protein S18 translates to MAKPPVRKPKKKVCAFCKDKVTYVDYKDTNMLRKFISDRGKIRARRVTGNCTQHQRDVATAVKNSREMALLPYTSTAR, encoded by the coding sequence ATGGCGAAGCCGCCTGTGCGCAAGCCTAAGAAGAAGGTCTGCGCTTTCTGCAAGGACAAGGTCACGTACGTGGACTACAAGGACACGAACATGCTGCGGAAGTTCATTTCCGACCGCGGCAAGATCCGTGCCCGCCGCGTGACCGGCAACTGCACGCAGCACCAGCGTGACGTCGCCACGGCCGTCAAGAACAGCCGTGAGATGGCGCTGCTGCCCTACACGTCCACCGCGCGATAA
- a CDS encoding GNAT family N-acetyltransferase, whose translation MEDLEIRDATPGDLPAIVAMLADDPLGAQRESPHDLSPYRAALERLDADPNQHLVVAEREGQVIGTLQLTIIPGLSHKGATRALIEAVRIHSDERGGGLGSRLIEWAVDRSRQLDCVMVQLTSDKTRSDAHRFYERLGFTASHEGFKMRL comes from the coding sequence ATGGAAGATCTTGAAATACGGGATGCGACGCCCGGCGACCTGCCGGCGATCGTCGCCATGCTCGCCGACGACCCCCTCGGCGCCCAGCGTGAGTCACCTCACGACCTGAGTCCGTACCGGGCCGCGCTGGAGCGCCTGGACGCCGATCCGAACCAGCATCTCGTCGTCGCCGAGCGCGAGGGACAGGTGATCGGCACCCTTCAGCTCACGATCATTCCCGGGCTCTCCCACAAAGGGGCGACCCGCGCGCTCATCGAGGCCGTGCGGATCCACTCGGACGAGCGCGGCGGCGGACTGGGCAGCCGGCTCATCGAGTGGGCGGTGGACCGGTCCCGGCAGCTCGACTGCGTGATGGTGCAGCTGACCTCCGACAAGACGCGCAGCGACGCTCACCGCTTCTACGAGCGGCTGGGCTTCACGGCCTCGCACGAGGGTTTCAAGATGCGGCTCTGA
- a CDS encoding single-stranded DNA-binding protein, protein MAGETVITVIGNLVDDPELRFTPSGAAVAKFRVASTPRTFDRQTNEWKDGESLFLTCSVWRQAAENVAESLQRGMRVIVQGRLKQRSYEDREGVKRTVYELDVDEVGPSLRNATAKVTKTAGGGGRGGQGGYGGGGGGGQQGGSWGGGSGGGQQGGGGAPADDPWATGAPAGGQQGGGGWGGGSGGGGGYSDEPPF, encoded by the coding sequence ATGGCAGGCGAGACCGTCATCACGGTCATCGGCAATCTTGTCGACGACCCCGAGCTGCGCTTCACCCCGTCCGGTGCGGCTGTCGCGAAGTTCCGCGTCGCGTCCACTCCCCGCACCTTCGACCGCCAGACGAACGAGTGGAAGGACGGCGAGAGCCTGTTCCTGACCTGCTCGGTCTGGCGTCAGGCGGCGGAGAACGTCGCCGAGTCGCTGCAGCGAGGCATGCGCGTCATCGTGCAGGGCCGGCTGAAGCAGCGGTCCTACGAGGACCGCGAGGGCGTCAAGCGCACGGTCTACGAGCTGGACGTCGACGAGGTCGGCCCCAGCCTGCGCAACGCCACTGCCAAGGTCACCAAGACCGCCGGTGGCGGTGGCCGCGGTGGCCAGGGTGGTTACGGCGGCGGTGGCGGCGGCGGCCAGCAGGGCGGCAGCTGGGGCGGTGGCTCCGGCGGCGGCCAGCAGGGCGGCGGCGGTGCTCCGGCCGACGACCCCTGGGCGACCGGCGCTCCCGCCGGTGGCCAGCAGGGCGGCGGCGGTTGGGGCGGTGGCTCCGGCGGCGGTGGCGGCTACTCGGACGAGCCCCCCTTCTAG
- the rplI gene encoding 50S ribosomal protein L9 — protein sequence MKIILTHEVSGLGAAGDVVDVKDGYARNYLIPRNFAIRWTKGGEKDVEQIRRARKIHEIQTIEQANQIKGQLEGVKVRLAVRSGDSGRLFGSVTPADVASAIKASGGPEVDKRRIELTAPIKTLGAHETSVRLHPEVAAKVNIEVVAG from the coding sequence ATGAAGATCATCCTCACCCACGAGGTCTCTGGCCTCGGTGCCGCCGGCGACGTCGTCGACGTCAAGGACGGTTACGCTCGCAACTACCTGATCCCGCGGAATTTCGCTATCCGCTGGACCAAGGGTGGCGAGAAGGACGTCGAGCAGATCCGCCGCGCCCGCAAGATCCACGAGATCCAGACCATCGAGCAGGCCAACCAGATCAAGGGCCAGCTCGAGGGCGTCAAGGTCCGCCTGGCCGTCCGCTCCGGCGACTCCGGCCGTCTCTTCGGTTCCGTCACCCCGGCCGACGTCGCTTCCGCGATCAAGGCTTCCGGTGGCCCCGAGGTGGACAAGCGCCGCATCGAGCTGACCGCTCCGATCAAGACCCTGGGCGCCCACGAGACGTCCGTGCGTCTGCACCCCGAGGTTGCCGCCAAGGTCAACATCGAGGTCGTCGCGGGCTGA
- a CDS encoding MATE family efflux transporter gives MVLMTQAPAIPEVTRWRHDREIVALAVPAFGALVAEPLFVMADSAIVGHLGTAQLAGLGVASALLTTAVSVFVFLAYATTAAVARRVGAGDLPAAIRQGMDGIWLALLLGSAVIALVLPLAPGIVELFGASSTAAPHATTYLRISALGIPAMLVVLAATGVLRGLQNTRTPLYVAIAGFIANGALNAVLVYGAGLGIAGSAWGTVIAQCGMAAVYLAVVVRGARRHGASLRPDAAGIRASAQAGVPLLVRTLSLRAVLMIATVIAAHLGDADIAAHQIILSLWSLLAFALDAIAIAGQAIIGRYLGAADAQGAREACRRMVQWGIATGVVLGLLVGAARPLFLPLFTDDSVVKDAALPALLMVALSQPICGIVFVLDGVLMGAGDGPYLAWAMVVTLAVFAPVALLVPTVGGGLTALWAAMTLMMTVRMLTLWLRMRSGRWIVTGATR, from the coding sequence TTGGTGCTCATGACACAAGCTCCCGCGATACCCGAGGTCACCCGTTGGCGGCACGATCGAGAGATCGTCGCGCTGGCCGTCCCGGCCTTCGGCGCTCTCGTCGCGGAGCCCCTCTTCGTCATGGCGGACAGCGCGATCGTCGGCCATCTCGGGACCGCCCAACTCGCTGGTCTCGGGGTCGCCTCGGCGCTTCTGACCACCGCCGTGAGCGTCTTCGTCTTCCTCGCCTACGCCACTACGGCCGCCGTCGCCCGCCGCGTCGGCGCCGGAGACCTGCCGGCCGCCATCCGGCAGGGCATGGACGGCATCTGGCTGGCTCTGCTGCTGGGCAGTGCCGTCATCGCACTCGTGCTCCCGCTGGCTCCCGGCATCGTCGAGCTCTTCGGAGCCTCCTCGACAGCGGCCCCCCATGCCACGACGTATCTGCGCATCTCCGCACTCGGCATCCCGGCGATGCTCGTCGTCCTGGCAGCGACAGGAGTTCTGCGTGGACTGCAGAACACCCGGACCCCTCTCTACGTCGCCATCGCCGGCTTCATCGCCAACGGTGCGCTCAACGCGGTCCTCGTCTACGGCGCGGGACTCGGTATCGCCGGTTCGGCCTGGGGCACGGTCATCGCGCAGTGCGGCATGGCCGCCGTCTACCTTGCCGTCGTCGTGCGCGGAGCACGCCGACACGGAGCCTCCCTTCGCCCCGACGCGGCCGGTATCCGAGCCTCGGCGCAGGCAGGCGTCCCTCTTCTGGTCCGCACGCTGTCCCTGCGAGCGGTCCTGATGATCGCCACGGTGATCGCGGCCCACCTCGGTGACGCGGACATCGCCGCCCATCAAATCATCCTGTCCCTGTGGAGCCTGCTCGCCTTCGCTCTCGACGCGATCGCGATCGCGGGGCAGGCGATCATCGGCCGTTACCTCGGTGCGGCCGACGCCCAGGGAGCACGCGAGGCCTGCCGCCGGATGGTCCAGTGGGGCATCGCGACCGGCGTCGTACTCGGCCTGCTCGTGGGCGCCGCCCGGCCACTCTTCCTGCCGCTCTTCACCGATGACTCGGTGGTCAAGGACGCGGCACTGCCCGCACTTCTGATGGTGGCGCTCTCGCAGCCGATCTGCGGGATCGTCTTCGTCCTGGACGGCGTCCTGATGGGCGCGGGCGACGGCCCGTACCTGGCCTGGGCCATGGTCGTCACGCTGGCGGTGTTCGCTCCCGTGGCGCTGCTCGTCCCCACCGTCGGCGGCGGTCTCACCGCCCTCTGGGCCGCGATGACGCTGATGATGACGGTCCGCATGCTGACGCTGTGGCTCCGCATGCGTTCCGGCCGCTGGATCGTGACGGGCGCGACCCGCTGA
- the femX gene encoding peptidoglycan bridge formation glycyltransferase FemX, with translation MSLTLRTISREQHLAYIQSLPAASHMQVPAWADVKAEWRSESLGWFDDRTGEMVGAGMVLYRQLPKIKRYLAYLPEGPVINWYAPNLDDWIQPMLAHLKQQGAFSVKMGPPVIIRRWNAETIKKGIQDPDVKRLRDLEADFIEPRAFEVADKLRRMGWQQGEDGGAGFGDVQPRYVFQVPLANRSLEEVHKNFNQLWRRNIKKAEKAGVEVVQGGYQDLAEWQRLYEITAVRDHFRPRPLSYFQRMWTALNSEDPNRMRLYFARHNGVNLSAATMLIVGGHVWYSYGASDNIGREVRPSNAMQWRMLRDAYALGGTVYDLRGISDSLDETDHLFGLIQFKVGTGGQAAEYLGEWDFPLNKLLHKALDIYMSRR, from the coding sequence ATGAGCCTGACCCTGAGGACCATCAGTCGCGAGCAGCATCTGGCCTACATCCAGAGCCTGCCGGCGGCAAGCCACATGCAGGTCCCGGCATGGGCCGATGTGAAGGCTGAGTGGCGCTCGGAGAGCCTCGGCTGGTTCGACGACCGCACCGGCGAGATGGTCGGTGCGGGCATGGTCCTCTACCGTCAGCTGCCCAAGATCAAGCGCTACCTCGCCTACCTCCCCGAGGGCCCGGTCATCAACTGGTACGCGCCGAACCTGGACGACTGGATCCAGCCGATGCTGGCGCACCTGAAGCAGCAGGGCGCCTTCTCCGTCAAGATGGGCCCCCCGGTGATCATCCGGCGCTGGAACGCCGAGACCATCAAGAAGGGCATCCAGGACCCGGACGTCAAGCGCCTGCGTGACCTGGAGGCCGACTTCATCGAGCCGCGCGCCTTCGAAGTGGCCGACAAGCTGCGGCGCATGGGCTGGCAGCAGGGTGAGGACGGCGGCGCCGGCTTCGGTGACGTGCAGCCCCGCTATGTCTTCCAGGTGCCGCTGGCCAACCGCTCGCTGGAAGAGGTCCACAAGAACTTCAATCAGCTGTGGCGCCGCAACATCAAGAAGGCGGAGAAGGCCGGCGTCGAGGTCGTCCAGGGCGGCTACCAGGACCTCGCCGAGTGGCAGCGGCTGTACGAGATCACGGCCGTGCGCGACCACTTCCGGCCGCGTCCGCTGTCGTACTTCCAGCGCATGTGGACGGCCCTCAACTCCGAGGACCCCAACCGCATGCGGCTGTACTTCGCCCGCCACAACGGGGTGAACCTCTCCGCGGCGACGATGCTGATCGTCGGCGGGCACGTCTGGTACTCCTACGGCGCCTCCGACAACATCGGCCGCGAGGTCCGACCCTCGAACGCGATGCAGTGGCGGATGCTGCGCGACGCCTACGCGCTCGGCGGCACCGTCTACGACCTGCGCGGTATCTCCGACTCACTGGACGAGACGGACCACCTGTTCGGCCTGATCCAGTTCAAGGTCGGCACGGGCGGACAGGCCGCCGAATACCTCGGCGAGTGGGACTTCCCGCTGAACAAGCTGCTCCACAAGGCGCTCGACATCTACATGTCGCGCCGCTGA